The DNA sequence ACGATCTCGACAAGGAACTGACGAGACGTGGGCACAAGTTTTGTCGCTATGCGGATGATTGCAACACGTATGTGCATAGCCGTCGGGCGGGAGAACGAGTGCTACAATCGATCACCAGCTTCCTTGAGAAGCGATTGAAGCTGAAGGTGAACGCGTCGAAAAGCGCGGTAGCCCGACCCTGGGCGCGCACATTCCTGGGTTACACGATGACCTTTCACAAAGAACCTCGGCTGCGAGTCGCGGTTGATAGCGTGAAACGTCTGAAGGGTAAAGTTCGGGAGGCCTGCCGTCGAGGCCGCGGCCGCAACCTGAGACGCTTCATCACCGAAGAGCTGACACC is a window from the bacterium genome containing:
- a CDS encoding group II intron reverse transcriptase/maturase, which produces DLDKELTRRGHKFCRYADDCNTYVHSRRAGERVLQSITSFLEKRLKLKVNASKSAVARPWARTFLGYTMTFHKEPRLRVAVDSVKRLKGKVREACRRGRGRNLRRFITEELTPLLRGWINYFRLAETKGIFEELDGWIRRKMRNILWRQWKRIRTRARNLMRRGLDESRAWKSAANGHGPWWNSGASHMNQAIPKSYLDTCGLVCLQTELQRLQRVI